The following proteins are encoded in a genomic region of Magnolia sinica isolate HGM2019 chromosome 1, MsV1, whole genome shotgun sequence:
- the LOC131257521 gene encoding auxin-responsive protein IAA27 produces the protein MSTPQEHDYIGLSEVSSMEASSEKLSSSSSNLSVAEENEKSSNSSSNALNLKETELRLGLPGSESPDRKGASGVGLLGGRGVEDKGAYTLGSLKSFVSGAKRGFSDAIDGNGKWVFSGSEVELGKGGGLFSPRGGNAGKSVMGLDGGSDGPQTGPSASVLKDIGSLQKPVAPVQEKKTQGSAASDHGVAPAAKAQVVGWPPIRSFRKNTMATNPTKNSDDMEGKSGVRCLYVKVSMDGAPYLRKVDLKTYCNYMELSSALEKMFSCFTIGQCGSHGVPGREGLSASRLMDLLHGSEYVLTYEDKDGDWMLVGDVPWDMFTDSCKRLRIMKGSEAIGLAPRAMEKCKNRN, from the exons ATGTCTACGCCTCAAGAACATGATTACATAGGCTTGTCAGAGGTTTCTTCCATGGAAGCAAGCTCTGAGAAgctctcttcctcttcctctaatCTCTCTGTTGCAGAAGAAAACGAGAAAagtagcaacagcagcagcaacgccCTCAACCTCAAGGAAACAGAGCTGAGGCTTGGGTTGCCTGGCTCTGAGTCTCCAGACAGGAAAGGGGCGTCCGGAGTTGGTCTGTTGGGGGGGAGGGGTGTGGAGGATAAGGGCGCGTACACCCTCGGCTCACTGAAGAGCTTCGTGTCTGGGGCGAAGAGGGGGTTTTCTGATGCAATCGATGGGAATGGGAAGTGGGTTTTCAGTGGGAGCGAGGTTGAGTTGGGGAAAGGCGGTGGTTTGTTCTCTCCAAGGGGTGGGAATGCTGGGAAATCTGTGatgggtttggatggtggtagcGACGGGCCCCAGACTGGCCCGTCGGCCTCTGTTTTGAAGGATATCGGGTCGTTGCAGAAGCCGGTGGCGCCGGTGCAGGAGAAGAAGACTCAGGGTTCTGCTGCAAGTGACCATGGTGTTGCTCCTGCTGCAAA GGCACAGGTTGTTGGTTGGCCACCAATCCGATCTTTCCGGAAGAACACCATGGCAACAAACCCAACAAAGAATAGTGACGACATGGAGGGTAAGTCAGGAGTTCGGTGTCTGTATGTTAAGGTAAGCATGGATGGAGCTCCATACCTGAGGAAAGTCGACCTCAAAACCTACTGCAACTATATGGAACTCTCGTCGGCCCTTGAGAAGATGTTCAGCTGCTTTACCATTG GGCAGTGTGGTTCTCACGGAGTACCAGGCAGAGAAGGACTTAGTGCGAGCCGATTGATGGATCTTCTGCATGGATCTGAGTATGTGCTCACTTATGAAGACAAGGATGGGGACTGGATGCTTGTTGGTGACGTGCCGTGGGA CATGTTCACTGACTCTTGCAAGAGGCTAAGGATCATGAAGGGTTCAGAGGCAATTGGACTAG CGCCAAGGGCCATGGAGAAGTGCAAGAACCGCAACTAG